One segment of Anatilimnocola aggregata DNA contains the following:
- a CDS encoding terminase gpA endonuclease subunit, with translation MEKIPELRTKAKKLRQLLQQVESVPGVGNVAERDRDIRRKRERSAASKTVVVPNCADPERRRRLEADDEAWLSWYFAKESGSENPFTYDFTAQQKEMIAAIRNAILHGGDQSIAASRGEGKTTYFERMLLKYTLQGMIRFAVLFAATTSAAQDSLESIQMEVENNERLCADYPEVCVPVRALENTPQRAHFQLVTGNRHDDGDQYLPTPSRFSWCGQEIYLPKVPGSPSGGSIIATRGLDAAVRGVKKKGRRVDVACIDDPDTEETVRSPEQAAKLEDRIDRAIAGLGSQQRRIARVMLTTLQNRTCVSFKYTDPNQKPSWKPKRFRFLVKRPDRADLWQDFVAIKQADWVNETNKAHELYLANREAMDAGAIVANPNRHTPAEASALEFYYSEVARLGPEAVATEYDNDPPVDESKQQIVLTAYHIQNNCLSGLEKREAPEETVCITVGGDVQKLGLHWVAIAWNEQGAGSIIDYDFFPFLTEGRKAADCELLILEGLFAWYSAQEEIPYGTPAGEKLIADLTLIDQGWKEESWNIQPVQHFCAQVGFQSFIPSKGEPNYRRPLDSQHILIGDNWHIVFRGGLPLVMTNADHWKLKVHEGLLLDAGQPGALTLFNPPRIEGRRNHTGHLNYSKHLLSETWETRHKPGFGGARTGWWKSPKPNHYFDATYQAICARSMRRISVLAPAAPPAMPVEPYLPVAHYDSPDERRNRW, from the coding sequence GTGGAGAAGATTCCCGAACTTCGCACCAAAGCCAAAAAGCTGCGGCAGTTGTTGCAGCAGGTGGAGTCGGTGCCCGGCGTTGGCAACGTCGCGGAACGCGATCGTGACATTCGTCGCAAGCGCGAACGTAGCGCGGCCAGCAAGACAGTCGTCGTTCCCAACTGCGCGGATCCTGAACGCCGCAGACGTCTCGAAGCCGACGACGAAGCCTGGCTCAGCTGGTATTTCGCGAAGGAAAGCGGTTCTGAAAACCCCTTCACGTATGACTTCACCGCTCAGCAGAAGGAAATGATCGCGGCGATTCGCAACGCCATTCTGCACGGCGGAGATCAGTCGATCGCCGCCAGCCGTGGTGAGGGCAAGACGACATACTTCGAACGGATGCTGCTCAAGTACACGCTGCAGGGAATGATCCGCTTCGCGGTGTTGTTTGCCGCTACGACGAGCGCCGCACAGGATTCGCTCGAATCGATTCAAATGGAGGTCGAGAACAACGAACGGCTATGTGCGGATTATCCGGAAGTTTGTGTCCCGGTTCGCGCCTTGGAGAACACTCCGCAGCGCGCTCATTTCCAGCTGGTGACCGGTAACCGTCATGACGACGGCGACCAATATCTACCGACGCCCAGCCGCTTCTCCTGGTGTGGTCAGGAAATCTACCTGCCGAAGGTGCCGGGTTCGCCGTCGGGAGGTTCGATCATCGCCACGCGCGGTCTCGACGCGGCCGTCCGCGGGGTGAAGAAGAAAGGCCGTCGCGTTGACGTTGCTTGCATCGATGATCCGGATACCGAAGAAACAGTCCGCAGTCCGGAGCAAGCAGCCAAGCTCGAGGATCGCATCGATCGAGCCATCGCCGGGCTAGGTTCGCAACAGCGGCGGATCGCGCGGGTGATGCTGACGACATTACAGAATCGCACCTGCGTTTCGTTCAAGTACACGGATCCCAACCAGAAACCGAGCTGGAAGCCAAAACGGTTTCGCTTTCTCGTGAAGCGCCCGGATCGTGCCGACTTATGGCAAGACTTCGTGGCCATCAAGCAAGCCGATTGGGTGAACGAAACCAATAAGGCCCACGAACTTTACCTGGCCAACCGCGAAGCAATGGACGCCGGCGCGATCGTGGCGAATCCCAACCGGCACACACCTGCAGAAGCATCAGCACTCGAGTTCTACTATTCGGAGGTCGCGAGGTTGGGCCCGGAGGCAGTGGCCACTGAGTACGACAACGACCCGCCGGTCGATGAATCGAAGCAACAGATCGTCCTCACCGCGTACCACATCCAAAACAACTGTCTGAGCGGCCTCGAGAAACGCGAGGCTCCCGAAGAGACGGTATGCATTACCGTCGGTGGTGACGTGCAAAAGCTGGGTCTGCACTGGGTCGCGATCGCCTGGAATGAACAGGGCGCTGGCTCGATCATCGACTACGACTTCTTCCCGTTCCTCACTGAGGGCCGGAAGGCAGCGGACTGCGAACTGCTGATTTTGGAAGGTCTGTTCGCCTGGTATTCAGCGCAGGAAGAGATTCCGTACGGTACGCCCGCTGGCGAGAAGTTGATCGCCGACCTCACGCTGATCGATCAAGGCTGGAAGGAAGAATCGTGGAACATTCAGCCGGTTCAGCATTTTTGTGCGCAGGTCGGGTTCCAATCGTTCATCCCTTCCAAGGGCGAGCCGAACTACCGGCGGCCGCTCGATTCACAGCACATTTTGATCGGTGACAACTGGCACATCGTATTTCGTGGCGGTCTCCCACTCGTGATGACGAATGCCGATCACTGGAAGCTGAAAGTGCATGAAGGATTACTGCTGGACGCGGGACAACCGGGTGCACTGACGTTGTTTAATCCGCCGCGAATCGAGGGCCGCCGCAATCACACCGGCCATCTGAATTATTCCAAGCACCTGTTGTCCGAGACCTGGGAGACGCGGCACAAGCCTGGTTTCGGCGGGGCTCGCACCGGCTGGTGGAAGTCGCCGAAACCGAATCACTACTTCGACGCGACCTATCAGGCGATCTGTGCTCGCTCGATGCGGCGGATTTCTGTTCTCGCTCCTGCCGCACCTCCTGCGATGCCGGTCGAACCATACCTTCCTGTGGCTCACTACGATTCGCCCGATGAAAGGCGGAATCGTTGGTAA
- a CDS encoding HTH domain-containing protein: protein MSTKKATKSKSAKSPKSAASKKSKTPAKPSARAKAVEVQQPASTAGTCPKGGDHEWAEENEENFCSKCKEPKAGKPAKIKRSIAARPVGEKKVSAIDAAAKLLGDVGTPMNCIEMIEAMASKGLWESPGGKTPHATLYSAIIREIGLKGQASRFVKSERGRFTIKA from the coding sequence ATGTCCACGAAGAAAGCGACGAAGAGCAAAAGTGCGAAATCGCCGAAGTCGGCCGCGAGCAAGAAGTCCAAGACGCCAGCCAAGCCCAGTGCTAGGGCGAAAGCGGTTGAGGTCCAGCAGCCCGCCTCGACCGCGGGAACTTGTCCCAAGGGTGGCGATCATGAATGGGCCGAGGAGAACGAGGAGAACTTCTGCAGCAAATGCAAAGAGCCCAAGGCCGGGAAGCCAGCGAAAATCAAACGCTCGATCGCTGCAAGACCGGTTGGCGAGAAGAAGGTCAGCGCGATCGACGCCGCCGCCAAGCTGCTTGGCGATGTCGGCACGCCGATGAACTGCATTGAGATGATCGAGGCCATGGCCAGCAAGGGTCTGTGGGAAAGCCCCGGCGGCAAGACGCCGCACGCCACTCTTTACAGCGCAATCATTCGTGAGATCGGACTGAAGGGCCAAGCATCCCGGTTCGTCAAATCCGAACGTGGTCGGTTCACGATCAAAGCCTAA
- a CDS encoding DNA-methyltransferase — MLDEIGFAGVSLVYRSERHGGALTLIDGHMRLEEVGDFEIPVAITDLNDLEADKLLTIAAPIGDMAEADPAQLDALLRLVSIESDELEELMQGVAKDLGCEYAIPEEIVQDEAPLPPDEAITKPGDIWILGNHRLMCGDSSKPADVDRLLDGQVIHLVNSDPPYNVKVEPRSNNAIAAGLSSFAGPKHHQQLDVARHPGKAKPTQKKMRAKDRPLANDFVTDGEFDTLLAAWFGNMARVLVPGRSFYIWGGYANLGNYPPALKACGFYFSQGIVWDKQHPVLTRKDFMGCFELAFYGWKEGAAHQFFGPSNARDLWQVKKVNPQSMVHLTEKPVELAARAMQFSSKPGENVLDLFGGSGSTLMGAEQTGRRAFLMELDPPYCDVIVERWEKFTGRKAERITTAEVAA, encoded by the coding sequence GTGCTTGATGAAATCGGGTTCGCTGGTGTGTCACTCGTTTACCGCAGCGAGCGCCATGGTGGTGCGCTAACGCTGATCGACGGCCACATGCGGCTGGAGGAAGTCGGCGATTTTGAAATACCGGTTGCGATCACGGATCTAAACGATCTCGAGGCCGACAAGCTGCTCACGATCGCGGCTCCCATCGGAGACATGGCCGAGGCGGATCCTGCCCAACTCGATGCTCTCTTGCGGCTCGTGTCGATCGAGAGCGATGAGCTAGAAGAGTTGATGCAGGGCGTCGCGAAAGATCTCGGCTGCGAGTACGCGATCCCCGAGGAGATCGTGCAGGACGAAGCGCCCCTGCCGCCGGATGAAGCCATCACGAAGCCCGGCGATATCTGGATCCTCGGCAATCACCGGTTGATGTGCGGCGACAGCAGCAAACCTGCCGACGTCGATCGACTTCTCGACGGCCAGGTCATTCATCTAGTCAACAGCGATCCCCCGTACAACGTGAAGGTCGAACCGCGGAGTAACAACGCGATCGCCGCGGGCCTGAGCTCGTTTGCCGGGCCCAAGCATCACCAGCAACTGGACGTCGCGCGCCACCCTGGGAAAGCCAAGCCGACGCAAAAGAAGATGCGCGCAAAGGACCGGCCGTTGGCCAACGACTTCGTGACCGATGGCGAGTTTGATACCTTGCTCGCTGCCTGGTTCGGCAATATGGCCCGCGTGCTGGTACCGGGCAGATCGTTCTACATTTGGGGCGGCTACGCCAACCTCGGCAACTATCCGCCCGCGCTGAAGGCCTGCGGATTCTACTTTTCGCAGGGCATCGTCTGGGACAAGCAGCATCCGGTGCTCACGCGCAAGGATTTCATGGGCTGCTTCGAGCTCGCATTCTACGGTTGGAAGGAAGGTGCTGCGCATCAGTTCTTCGGGCCCAGCAACGCGCGAGATCTCTGGCAGGTAAAGAAGGTGAACCCGCAGTCGATGGTTCATCTCACCGAGAAGCCGGTCGAGCTCGCCGCCCGGGCGATGCAGTTTTCGTCCAAGCCCGGGGAGAACGTGCTCGATCTCTTCGGCGGATCCGGCAGTACGCTGATGGGAGCGGAGCAAACGGGGCGGCGAGCGTTCCTGATGGAACTCGATCCACCCTACTGCGATGTCATCGTCGAGCGCTGGGAGAAATTCACCGGACGGAAAGCTGAGCGGATCACGACCGCCGAGGTGGCAGCATGA
- a CDS encoding AAA family ATPase: MNHRTAKPRRQTILAAVNGYAKGRSALYDEQAERQVAGISILQHSLLAIVQDVLKPFHFADLASRACYVTGLEMLRESMPPDPLLFVARLKRHTDEAIDTAFISRLATNVQSIAHLSHYSELVIEKFELRQRHEHALTTQQMIIDGSSIPDIDAHSNLFVTSRERASSRIGSFAQMAKKDANQMLRRAVIEGIVREGETINVVSDSKVGKTWFVHGMALSICAGVDWIGYPVSQGKVLLLDNELHEPTLVHRIQQIAATLQIEESRFAERLDVECYRGRLVDIHGVVERLKQTTPGAYKAVILDSLYRFAPKGFDENSNAHTTELYNLIDSAAAHLGCAIVCVRHTSKGSQSNKSVTDTGAGAGAQSRAADCHLVLRAHEEESAFVVAAALRSFPKMEPFTVKFEWPVFFRTPELDPALLAPDKPRKSKTPLPEAPLEPSWDAELFASEFLTAAPQSQAAIIAAAVKAGMSERRASVLLRSATDSRLAFLWLGGDRRQKAFANRPQTPLGIVSESAE, translated from the coding sequence GTGAATCATCGAACCGCGAAACCTCGGCGCCAGACAATACTCGCGGCGGTAAATGGCTACGCGAAGGGAAGGAGCGCGCTTTACGACGAACAAGCAGAAAGACAGGTCGCGGGCATATCGATCTTGCAGCACTCCCTCTTGGCCATCGTGCAGGACGTGCTGAAACCATTCCACTTCGCCGACCTCGCCTCCCGGGCATGCTACGTCACTGGTTTGGAGATGCTTCGGGAGTCGATGCCGCCAGATCCACTCTTGTTCGTCGCACGGCTGAAGCGCCACACCGACGAAGCCATCGACACCGCATTCATTTCACGCTTGGCAACCAATGTGCAGTCGATAGCCCATCTGTCGCACTATTCCGAGTTGGTGATTGAGAAATTTGAATTGCGACAACGTCATGAGCACGCACTTACTACCCAGCAGATGATTATCGACGGTTCGTCGATCCCAGACATCGACGCTCACTCAAACCTGTTTGTTACCTCGCGAGAGCGCGCGAGTTCACGAATTGGGAGTTTTGCTCAAATGGCTAAGAAGGACGCTAACCAGATGCTGCGACGTGCGGTCATCGAGGGCATCGTCCGCGAAGGCGAGACGATCAACGTTGTCAGCGATAGTAAGGTCGGGAAGACCTGGTTCGTTCACGGCATGGCCCTCTCAATCTGTGCTGGCGTCGACTGGATTGGGTATCCCGTTTCACAGGGGAAAGTGCTACTGCTAGACAATGAACTTCATGAGCCGACGCTGGTACATCGCATTCAGCAGATCGCCGCCACACTCCAGATCGAGGAGTCAAGATTTGCGGAGCGACTTGACGTCGAGTGCTACCGCGGCCGGCTGGTCGATATTCACGGGGTAGTAGAACGGCTGAAGCAAACCACGCCGGGCGCCTACAAAGCAGTCATTCTCGACAGCCTCTATCGATTCGCCCCAAAAGGATTCGACGAAAACAGCAACGCTCACACAACCGAGTTGTACAACTTGATCGACTCCGCCGCCGCACACCTGGGCTGTGCGATCGTTTGCGTGCGACATACCAGTAAGGGAAGTCAAAGCAATAAGAGCGTGACTGACACCGGCGCCGGCGCTGGAGCACAATCGAGGGCGGCCGATTGTCACCTTGTCCTTAGAGCTCATGAAGAAGAATCCGCGTTTGTCGTCGCGGCCGCCCTGCGGTCGTTTCCAAAGATGGAGCCGTTCACGGTGAAGTTTGAATGGCCTGTGTTCTTTCGGACTCCTGAATTGGACCCCGCGCTCCTTGCGCCGGATAAGCCACGGAAGTCCAAGACGCCGCTGCCCGAAGCACCGTTGGAACCCTCATGGGACGCCGAGCTGTTCGCCAGCGAATTCCTTACCGCAGCACCACAGTCGCAAGCGGCCATCATCGCTGCGGCCGTCAAAGCGGGAATGTCCGAACGAAGGGCCAGCGTCCTGCTCAGGTCCGCCACTGATTCTCGCCTTGCGTTCCTTTGGCTGGGTGGTGACCGCCGACAGAAGGCGTTTGCTAATCGTCCGCAGACCCCACTGGGAATCGTTTCGGAGTCCGCTGAATGA
- a CDS encoding helix-turn-helix domain-containing protein: protein MLGAILAEVTAVPRHFTVAQAAELLSVTADRITDWIAAGELTAINIGIKANGGRPTWRISEVELQRFLQCRQSTPVPKVQTKRRTTFDCVPHYFRNK, encoded by the coding sequence ATGCTCGGCGCCATTCTCGCGGAGGTGACGGCAGTGCCTAGGCATTTCACTGTCGCTCAGGCGGCTGAGTTACTGTCCGTGACTGCCGATCGAATTACGGATTGGATCGCCGCCGGTGAGCTCACTGCGATCAATATCGGCATCAAAGCCAATGGCGGCCGCCCGACGTGGCGGATCAGCGAAGTAGAACTGCAGCGATTCTTGCAATGCAGACAAAGCACTCCCGTGCCAAAAGTACAAACAAAGCGGCGAACGACTTTTGACTGCGTGCCGCACTACTTTCGCAACAAGTAG
- a CDS encoding tyrosine-type recombinase/integrase, translated as MPNSKPATLPGKPRPDFPLFPHKGCRQWAKKVRGKTHYFGSLLADPNGKKALKKWLDEKEDLLAGRIPRPKVEGGATLESLLDRFIHHKSGLLETGELAPRTFKRYEDTCKVLINAFGLQRLLTDITADDFQFLRGELAKKWGPVSLGNEIQIIRGIFRFGFDSGLLDVPARFGPGFKKPSAKTLRLARAAAGPRLFTPMQIKALLAKANPNFRAMILLGIQAGLGNTDLGSVPIAAFDLKAAWLSYPRGKTGISRRIPLWKETIDAVKKVIKTRREPVNAADADLLFIGGRGENYAGDRKGYRVCQEFDHVRTAAGIIGRSFYDLRRTFQTIAEGCGDIVAVRAIMGHAASESDMSARYRQSVDDARLKKAVQTVHVWLFPPKKKAAKQKVKASVHSTA; from the coding sequence ATGCCCAATTCTAAGCCGGCAACGCTGCCTGGCAAACCCCGACCTGATTTTCCGCTCTTCCCCCACAAAGGCTGTCGCCAGTGGGCTAAAAAGGTTCGCGGGAAGACGCACTATTTCGGCAGCCTCTTAGCCGATCCCAACGGTAAGAAAGCGCTCAAAAAGTGGCTCGATGAAAAGGAAGATCTACTCGCTGGCCGCATTCCCCGACCGAAGGTTGAAGGTGGCGCAACTCTCGAATCATTGCTAGATCGGTTTATTCATCACAAAAGTGGCCTCCTTGAGACGGGAGAGCTCGCTCCACGAACGTTCAAGCGATACGAAGACACGTGCAAAGTACTAATAAACGCCTTCGGACTGCAACGCTTGTTGACTGATATTACTGCGGATGATTTCCAATTCCTACGAGGTGAATTGGCAAAGAAGTGGGGACCGGTTTCTCTCGGGAACGAAATTCAGATCATCAGGGGGATCTTTCGCTTTGGGTTCGATTCCGGTCTGTTAGATGTTCCCGCTCGGTTTGGCCCCGGGTTCAAAAAACCATCGGCGAAAACGCTTCGCCTCGCCCGCGCAGCCGCAGGACCAAGGTTGTTCACGCCGATGCAGATTAAGGCGCTGCTCGCGAAGGCAAATCCGAACTTCCGCGCGATGATCCTGCTTGGCATACAGGCCGGGCTCGGGAATACCGATCTCGGCTCGGTGCCGATTGCAGCGTTCGACCTAAAAGCTGCTTGGCTGTCTTACCCTCGAGGAAAGACTGGGATCAGTCGCCGCATTCCGCTGTGGAAGGAAACAATCGACGCTGTGAAGAAAGTGATCAAGACTCGCCGGGAGCCTGTGAATGCGGCGGATGCTGACCTGCTCTTCATTGGCGGCCGCGGTGAGAACTACGCTGGCGATCGGAAGGGTTATCGCGTTTGCCAAGAGTTTGATCACGTTCGCACAGCCGCGGGCATTATCGGGCGGTCGTTCTACGATCTGCGAAGAACATTCCAAACCATCGCCGAGGGATGTGGAGACATCGTGGCGGTGCGTGCGATCATGGGTCATGCAGCAAGTGAATCGGATATGAGCGCGCGATACCGGCAGTCGGTGGACGATGCTCGCTTGAAGAAGGCTGTCCAGACGGTGCATGTCTGGCTGTTTCCGCCAAAGAAGAAGGCTGCGAAGCAGAAAGTTAAAGCATCGGTACACAGTACCGCGTAA
- a CDS encoding PQQ-binding-like beta-propeller repeat protein has protein sequence MFSGRLLRILVLLLLMFAASRVAAEDWLQFRGPSGNGCATAKNLPESWGGFIAPAWQTNIPGNGWSSPIIVGDRIWLTSAEQTALTAKQREAKLATNPILTQDFQTHSAVTLFASELDLSTGKILRAIELFTANDPAPIHAQNSYASPTPACDGERLYCHFGSLGTVCLNIQSGQVLWKTQLSVDDITGPGGSPILYQNTLLLACDGTDQQFVIALDKLTGKPVWKTSRPPIAAADNKHKRGFSTPLVITFNGQEQLISVGAQWVCSYNPTTGKEIWRSSFGAGHAVVPRPVYQDGLVYICTGFMKPELWAIKVDGTGDVTNSHLEWSVDSQVPELSSPLVAGGELYFVSSKGVASCLDAKTGDEVWKHRLSGNFAASPILADDKLYFTSQEGVTYVLKPGRKFEEISTNHLFGQVQASPAIAGDSLLLRTQSQLFRLRNPQ, from the coding sequence ATGTTCTCAGGTCGCTTGTTGCGAATTCTCGTCTTGTTGCTTTTGATGTTCGCGGCATCACGGGTCGCCGCTGAAGACTGGTTGCAGTTTCGTGGGCCTAGCGGCAATGGCTGCGCGACGGCCAAGAACCTGCCCGAGAGTTGGGGCGGCTTTATTGCCCCGGCCTGGCAAACCAACATCCCCGGCAACGGCTGGTCGTCGCCAATTATCGTGGGCGATCGAATCTGGCTGACAAGCGCTGAGCAAACGGCCCTCACCGCCAAACAGCGCGAAGCAAAGCTGGCGACGAATCCGATTTTGACCCAGGACTTTCAGACGCATTCCGCCGTCACGCTGTTTGCCAGTGAACTCGACTTGAGCACGGGCAAAATCCTGCGCGCGATCGAACTTTTCACAGCAAACGACCCAGCACCGATCCACGCGCAAAACTCGTATGCCTCGCCCACGCCCGCCTGCGATGGCGAGCGACTTTATTGCCACTTCGGTTCGCTGGGGACCGTTTGCCTCAACATTCAGTCGGGGCAAGTTCTCTGGAAGACACAATTGTCTGTCGACGACATCACTGGCCCTGGCGGTTCGCCCATTCTTTATCAGAACACTCTTCTATTGGCCTGCGATGGTACCGATCAGCAGTTCGTCATTGCGCTCGACAAATTAACCGGCAAGCCGGTGTGGAAAACATCGCGCCCGCCCATTGCGGCCGCAGACAACAAGCATAAGCGCGGCTTTAGTACACCGCTGGTCATCACGTTTAACGGCCAGGAGCAACTGATCAGTGTGGGGGCCCAATGGGTCTGCAGTTATAACCCAACCACGGGCAAGGAAATCTGGCGGTCTAGTTTTGGCGCCGGGCATGCCGTTGTCCCTCGCCCCGTCTATCAGGACGGTCTCGTCTACATTTGCACTGGTTTTATGAAGCCCGAATTGTGGGCAATCAAAGTCGATGGGACTGGCGACGTGACCAACTCCCACCTCGAGTGGAGCGTCGATTCTCAAGTGCCCGAACTCTCTTCACCGCTGGTTGCTGGAGGCGAGCTCTACTTCGTCTCTTCCAAAGGTGTCGCCAGTTGCCTTGACGCCAAAACGGGTGACGAAGTTTGGAAACATCGCCTCAGCGGCAACTTCGCCGCCAGCCCCATCTTGGCCGACGACAAGCTCTATTTCACCAGCCAGGAAGGTGTGACGTACGTCCTCAAGCCGGGCCGCAAGTTCGAAGAAATCTCGACCAATCACCTCTTTGGCCAGGTCCAGGCCTCTCCTGCCATCGCCGGTGATTCCCTTCTCCTCCGCACGCAGTCGCAACTCTTTCGTCTGCGAAATCCGCAGTAG
- the csrA gene encoding carbon storage regulator CsrA, with amino-acid sequence MLVLSRHRDESIMIGDNIVVTIVDIRGDKVRLGIEAPSDIPVHRQEVYEAIQRENRKASTLRPGDTKDLGRANSAGA; translated from the coding sequence ATGTTGGTTTTGTCGAGACACCGTGATGAGAGCATCATGATCGGCGACAATATTGTCGTGACGATTGTTGATATTCGAGGCGATAAAGTTCGGCTGGGGATTGAAGCCCCGTCGGATATCCCCGTGCACCGCCAAGAGGTGTACGAGGCCATTCAGCGAGAAAATCGCAAGGCCAGCACGCTCAGGCCCGGCGATACGAAGGATCTTGGTCGAGCCAATTCCGCTGGGGCTTAG